Proteins encoded by one window of Hyphomicrobium nitrativorans NL23:
- a CDS encoding 4'-phosphopantetheinyl transferase family protein, protein MAHAELWFVDLEKASSALDALESATPRLSDADNARFAAMTDSAARRNRRLAHIALRALLERKCGPDIRNTPFVVSESGKPALACASVSFSLAHTAASALIALSDVGPVGVDLEHARKVKIPAARRAPIERAAVALAAGVPLAEGDPDTRFLRAWVRIEAVAKATGSGVGPILERLRPRRVPEGADGLAVAAGTSAVVAHDLTMTPGLFAAVALPPGRLLPLVRHLPDRVAALATWIAEGEAAR, encoded by the coding sequence ATGGCCCACGCGGAACTTTGGTTCGTCGATCTTGAAAAGGCGTCGAGTGCGCTCGACGCGCTGGAATCCGCAACGCCCCGCTTGTCGGATGCCGATAATGCGCGCTTTGCCGCGATGACGGATTCGGCCGCGCGTCGAAACCGCCGGCTTGCGCATATCGCGCTTCGTGCTCTCCTCGAACGCAAATGCGGCCCCGACATTCGGAACACGCCGTTCGTCGTGAGCGAATCGGGAAAGCCTGCGCTGGCGTGCGCGAGCGTAAGCTTCAGCTTGGCGCATACGGCAGCATCGGCTCTGATCGCGTTGTCGGATGTCGGCCCCGTCGGCGTCGATCTTGAGCACGCCCGGAAGGTTAAAATCCCCGCCGCCCGACGCGCGCCCATTGAGCGCGCCGCCGTCGCGCTGGCCGCTGGCGTACCCTTGGCGGAGGGCGATCCGGACACACGGTTTCTCAGGGCATGGGTGCGCATCGAGGCGGTCGCGAAAGCCACGGGGAGCGGCGTAGGGCCCATCCTTGAGCGGCTGAGGCCGCGCCGCGTCCCGGAAGGGGCCGACGGCCTCGCAGTGGCTGCGGGCACCTCCGCGGTCGTCGCCCATGATTTGACGATGACGCCCGGCCTTTTCGCTGCCGTCGCTCTGCCACCTGGGCGTTTGCTGCCCCTGGTGCGCCATCTCCCCGACCGGGTCGCCGCTCTCGCCACATGGATTGCCGAGGGCGAGGCTGCACGTTGA
- a CDS encoding MerR family transcriptional regulator: protein MSKAAEAFRTISEVADELDVQKHVLRFWEARFPQVRPMKRGGGRRYYRPEDMELLRGIRHLLHAEGYTIKGVQKILREQGIDFVKQQGRSVTERNVPVARDLPANARALPANVPAAGPVPAAGRGPVAVAATRRGGGRQRTSATDQLATIEAAIKELEECRAMLLETIGKSEPVRAPRRARAVGA from the coding sequence ATGAGCAAGGCGGCGGAGGCTTTTCGGACCATCAGTGAGGTCGCGGATGAGCTGGATGTTCAAAAGCATGTTTTGAGATTCTGGGAAGCGCGCTTCCCCCAAGTCCGCCCGATGAAGCGGGGCGGCGGACGCCGCTATTATCGTCCTGAGGATATGGAGCTTCTGCGCGGCATCCGCCATTTGCTGCATGCCGAAGGCTATACCATCAAGGGCGTTCAGAAGATTCTGCGCGAGCAGGGCATCGATTTCGTCAAGCAGCAAGGCCGCTCGGTGACGGAGCGCAACGTTCCCGTTGCCCGCGATCTACCTGCAAATGCGCGCGCATTGCCCGCCAACGTACCGGCTGCCGGTCCGGTGCCGGCAGCGGGACGCGGCCCGGTGGCCGTGGCCGCAACGCGTCGTGGCGGTGGCCGTCAGCGCACGAGCGCGACGGATCAACTGGCAACGATCGAAGCCGCCATCAAGGAGCTCGAAGAGTGCCGCGCAATGCTGCTTGAGACGATCGGGAAAAGCGAGCCGGTGCGCGCGCCGCGCCGCGCCCGGGCCGTCGGAGCCTGA
- a CDS encoding beta-ketoacyl-ACP synthase III has product MAVIRSVIRGVGAHLPKRVMTNADLSKIVDTSDEWIVERSGIRQRHIAGDDELTSTLGAAAARQALVRAGIDPVDIDLVICATATPDRTFPATAVKIQSELGVKKGAAFDVQAVCSGFVYALTIADNFIKAGQSKRAVVIGAETFSRILDWTDRSTCVLFGDGAGAVVLEAQPQHGAREDRGIISTLIRSDGRFEDQLYVDGGPGSTKTVGHLRMNGREVFRHAVQKISGVIEETLVATGYAADEIDLYVPHQANIRILDGIAKKLGVAPEKIVMTIGRHGNTSAASIPLALNTAFEEHRLREGSLVLMEAMGGGFTWGAVLARW; this is encoded by the coding sequence GTGGCAGTCATTCGATCGGTCATTCGCGGTGTGGGCGCTCATCTGCCGAAGCGCGTGATGACGAATGCGGATTTGTCGAAGATCGTTGACACCTCCGACGAGTGGATCGTCGAGAGAAGCGGCATTCGTCAGCGCCATATCGCGGGCGACGACGAGTTGACCTCGACGCTGGGCGCGGCAGCGGCCCGCCAGGCTCTGGTGCGCGCTGGAATTGATCCCGTCGACATCGACCTCGTCATCTGCGCGACCGCAACGCCCGACCGCACGTTCCCCGCCACCGCCGTCAAGATTCAATCCGAGCTTGGCGTGAAGAAAGGCGCGGCATTCGACGTCCAGGCCGTGTGCTCGGGTTTCGTCTATGCGCTGACGATTGCCGACAACTTCATCAAGGCTGGCCAGTCCAAGCGCGCGGTCGTAATCGGCGCCGAAACGTTTTCGCGAATTCTGGATTGGACGGATCGCTCGACCTGCGTGCTGTTCGGTGACGGCGCAGGCGCCGTCGTTCTCGAAGCGCAGCCCCAGCATGGCGCGCGCGAGGATCGCGGCATTATCTCGACGCTCATCCGTTCCGACGGCCGTTTCGAGGATCAGCTTTACGTCGATGGCGGACCGGGCTCCACCAAGACGGTCGGGCACTTGCGGATGAACGGGCGCGAAGTGTTCCGCCACGCCGTGCAGAAGATCTCGGGCGTCATCGAGGAAACGCTTGTCGCAACAGGTTACGCCGCCGACGAGATCGACCTTTACGTGCCCCATCAGGCGAACATTCGCATTCTGGACGGCATCGCCAAGAAGCTCGGCGTCGCGCCCGAAAAGATCGTTATGACCATCGGGCGGCACGGCAACACCTCCGCCGCGTCGATCCCGCTCGCGCTGAACACGGCGTTCGAAGAACATCGCCTGCGCGAAGGCAGTCTGGTGCTCATGGAAGCCATGGGAGGCGGATTTACGTGGGGCGCGGTGCTGGCGCGCTGGTAA
- a CDS encoding integration host factor subunit alpha: MSGKTLTRADLAEAVVRKVGLPRNESQELVELVLNEISDSLARGEQVKLSSFGSFGIRQKGERIGRNPKTGKEVPITPRKVLVFRPSNIMKDRINSGRSRRTKAAE; the protein is encoded by the coding sequence ATGAGCGGGAAGACGCTGACGAGAGCCGATCTGGCCGAGGCCGTGGTCCGGAAGGTCGGCTTGCCGCGCAACGAGTCGCAGGAACTCGTTGAGCTGGTTTTGAACGAGATCTCCGACAGCTTGGCGCGCGGCGAGCAGGTGAAGCTATCGTCGTTCGGCTCGTTCGGCATTCGCCAGAAGGGCGAACGCATCGGGCGCAATCCCAAGACGGGCAAAGAGGTTCCGATCACGCCGCGCAAGGTGCTGGTCTTCCGCCCGAGCAACATCATGAAGGATCGGATCAACTCCGGCCGCTCGCGCCGCACGAAAGCCGCCGAGTAG